The Diadema setosum chromosome 12, eeDiaSeto1, whole genome shotgun sequence genome has a segment encoding these proteins:
- the LOC140235941 gene encoding phosphatidylinositol 4-phosphate 3-kinase C2 domain-containing subunit alpha-like encodes MNVFVVARAVENFTYSCAGYCVATYVLGIGDRHNDNIMVTKTGHMFHVDFGKFLGNAQMFGNIKRDRTPFVLTSDMAYVINGGEKSSSRFQEFIDLCCESFNLVRRHANLFFNLFGLMLNTGISQLSRAEDLKYVQNALKPQASDVEATAMFTRMIEASLGAKSTQINFFFHNLAQMSFSASSSTELSFAPKRYSLATDGKITSAAVFGIQKRYETEKYYVYIVRILREGSTVPTFIFRRYSEFEELHDKLGLLYPQYGLPPLLSHRRVGRTHVKQVAERRKKELERYLQWLFTMPPAVSQCDLVYTFFHPSLRDEKDAGQAGSDKVKATPDEEEEAATHSKGGQIGGQVKLAIQYRQGALFIMVMHAKDLGSTDGGDPDPYVKTYLTPDPQKTTKRKTRVVRKTRNPTYNEMLVYKFPHHEIERRNLHLTVWNSDLLKENAFMGATHIPLNTMDLSVETVKWYHLEDLT; translated from the exons ATGAATGTCTTTGTCGTTGCTAGA GCGGTAGAGAACTTCACCTACTCCTGTGCTGGTTACTGCGTTGCAACCTACGTTCTTGGTATCGGTGATCGTCACAATGACAACATCATGGTGACAAAGACAGGTCACATGTTCCATGTCGACTTCGGCAAATTCCTTGGCAACGCCCAGATGTTTGGAAACATTAAGAG GGACCGAACTCCGTTTGTTCTCACGTCTGACATGGCCTATGTCATCAATGGAGGAGAGAAGTCTAGTAGTCGCTTCCAagagttcattgacctctgctGTGAGTCATTCAACCTGGTGCGCAGACACGCAAACCTCTTCTTCAATCTCTTTGGCTTG ATGCTGAACACTGGGATATCTCAGCTGTCAAGAGCTGAAGACTTGAAGTATGTCCAGAATGCTCTTAAACCTCAGGCTAGTGATGTGGAGGCCACAGCCATGTTTACCAG AATGATTGAAGCAAGCCTCGGAGCCAAGTCAACTCAGATCAATTTCTTCTTCCATAATCTGGCTCAGATGAGCTTCTCTGCATCAAGTAGCACAGAACTCTCCTTTGCTCCCAAGAGATACAG TCTTGCTACTGATGGGAAGATCACGTCTGCAGCTGTGTTTGGCATCCAGAAGAGATATGAAACAGAGAAGTATTAT GTCTACATTGTTCGTATCCTGAGGGAGGGGTCCACCGTGCCAACATTTATCTTTCGACGGTACAGTGAGTTTGAGGAGCTCCATGACAAGCTTGGCTTGCTGTACCCACAGTATGGCCTCCCTCCTCTTCTCTCTCATAGGAGGGTGGGACGTACTCATGTCAAGCAGGTGGctgagagaagaaagaaagaactggAACGTTACCTGCAGTGGCTCTTTACTATGCCTCCAGCTGTCTCACAG TGTGACTTGGTGTACACATTTTTCCATCCGTCTCTACGAGATGAGAAAGATGCAGGCCAGGCAGGAagtgataaggtcaaag CTACACctgatgaggaggaagaggcgGCTACTCACTCGAAAGGAGGTCAGATTGGTGGTCAGGTCAAACTTGCTATCCAGTACAGACAGGGGGCGCTCTTCATCATGGTCATGCATGCAAAGGATTTG GGGTCAACGGATGGAGGAGATCCTGACCCGTACGTCAAGACGTATCTGACCCCTGACCCCCAGAAGACTACCAAGCGAAAGACGAGAGTGGTTCGTAAGACACGCAATCCTACCTACAATGAAATG CTGGTGTACAAGTTTCCTCACCATGAAATTGAGAGGAGGAATCTTCATCTCACTGTCTGGAACTCAGATCTTCTCAAGGAAAATGCTTTCATGGGAGCCACTCACATCCCCCTCAACACAATGGACTTGTCCGTTGAAACGGTCAAGTGGTATCATCTGGAAGATCTTACCTAG
- the LOC140235942 gene encoding QRFP-like peptide receptor translates to MISIRFAAMTYAMLFAAQLILVTSGTITPKRSDYPQTTADYASLRNEGGFEPMTSSLLHETSSKWSFKTVSTDQSLILFDVSISSESSIESNNTSVGAEVSWVWIPIAWTLSQYIQLIFAIAGIVGNFLVMAVLFKRRAKSRSTDTLIGGLAGADFITSILIIPVPVASSVPTSFLGELYCRIVSTAILLWSSITASTYLLMSISVERYIAVVFPLYFNRNFNRRRVSMFIVLVWVMSVISVLFGFIVKTVDDETNTCQLDYHYPTGQVIIAYYWFSLRMVIPCLTMAITQILIARELSKQASLFSQVLRTGGKTGGTPSFHIVARERVIKMMFIVIAIYIICWSPNQIAYLGFNLGWVPASFNHSSLQKVLVFLGFLNSCANPIIYAARFPEFRTAVKEMMTCSAGKNAPLFEKIDMKSSETVNNQPIANNV, encoded by the coding sequence ATGATATCAATCAGGTTTGCTGCCATGACATATGCGATGCTTTTTGCAGCACAACTGATCCTCGTCACGTCAGGTACAATAACGCCAAAAAGGAGCGACTATCCGCAGACAACGGCGGACTATGCAAGCTTGCGAAACGAGGGTGGATTCGAACCAATGACAAGCAGTCTACTTCATGAAACCAGTTCAAAATGGTCGTTCAAGACGGTATCTACAGATCAAtcattgattttatttgatgtatcaaTATCCAGTGAAAGTAGCATCGAAAGCAATAATACGTCTGTTGGAGCTGAAGTCTCTTGGGTATGGATCCCCATAGCTTGGACTTTAAGTCAATACATCCAACTAATATTTGCTATTGCAGGAATTGTAGGCAACTTTCTTGTGATGGCCGTCCTATTCAAAAGACGAGCTAAGAGTCGTTCAACAGACACTTTGATTGGCGGTCTCGCTGGCGCAGATTTTATCACCTCGATTCTTATCATCCCAGTACCAGTTGCATCATCAGTCCCAACATCATTTCTTGGAGAGCTTTATTGCCGGATAGTTTCTACTGCAATCCTTCTTTGGAGTTCAATAACTGCGTCGACTTATCTATTAATGTCCATTTCTGTGGAGCGTTACATAGCCGTCGTTTTTCCACTGTATTTCAATCGGAACTTTAACCGACGACGTGTCTCAATGTTTATCGTACTTGTTTGGGTTATGTCTGTTATCTCTGTACTTTTTGGATTTATTGTGAAAACTGTAGATGACGAAACTAACACATGTCAACTGGACTATCATTATCCAACTGGCCAGGTCATTATCGCCTACTACTGGTTTTCTTTGAGGATGGTCATTCCTTGCTTGACCATGGCCATCACCCAAATACTCATCGCTCGTGAACTGAGTAAGCAAGCCTCCCTCTTCAGCCAAGTTTTACGCACTGGAGGGAAGACTGGCGGGACTCCTTCCTTCCATATTGTGGCGAGAGAACGAGTCATTAAAATGATGTTTATAGTGATCGCCATCTACATCATATGTTGGAGTCCTAATCAGATCGCCTATCTCGGTTTTAACCTAGGCTGGGTCCCTGCCTCCTTCAACCACAGTTCTCTGCAGAAGGTGCTGGTGTTCCTTGGCTTTCTCAACTCTTGCGCCAATCCAATTATTTATGCGGCTCGCTTTCCTGAATTTAGAACAGCTGTCAAAGAAATGATGACATGCAGCGCTGGGAAAAACGCTCCGCTCTTTGAGAAAATCGACATGAAGTCAAGTGAAACAGTGAACAACCAACCAATAGCGAATAACGTTTAA